The following nucleotide sequence is from Verrucomicrobiota bacterium.
ACCACTGGCCGGACATTCTGGTCTTCTCCTGGCCGGGCAAGGACGCCTCGTGGTACGCCAATCCCAAGAACAAGCCCGGGCACTGGACCAAGCATGTCCTCGTGCCGGAGGCGGACAACGAATCGCCCCAACTCGGCGACCTGAACGGCGACGGCAAACCCGAACTCATTTGTCATACCGGCGGAAGATTCGGTTTCGCCGAACTCGATTGGAAAGACCCCACCAAGCCCGCCACCTTCCGCCCGATCTCCCCGGAGGATAAGAAGAACATCCAGCGATACACGCACGGATACGGTTTCGGCGACATCAATGGCGATGGCCGTCCCGATTTGTTGGAGAAGAATGGATGGTGGGAACAGCCCTCTGACTACCGCACCGCCGGCCTTTGGAAGCTTCGTCGCGTGCCTTTCGCCCCTGAAGGACTGCGCGGTGGCGGCCAAATGCTCGTCTACGACGTGAACGGCGACGGTCGCAACGACGTCATCACCAGCTGGGACGCTCATGGCTACGGCGTCGCCTGGTACGAACAGCGTCCCGGCGGCGGATTTACCGAGCACATCCTCGTCAACACCAAGCCTTCCGACAATCCCTACGGCGTCCAGTTCACTCAGCCGCATGCCATGGTTCTGGCCGATATCAACGGGGACGGCCTCAAGGATTTCGTGACGGGCAAACGGTTCTGGGCGCATGGCCCCGCGGGAGACGCGGAACCCTCGGCGCCGGCCGTTCTCTACTGGTTCGAACTCAAGCGCACTCCGGGCGGCGCTTCTTTCATCCCCCATCTCATCGACAACGACTCCGGAGTCGGAACCCAGATCACCGCCGGCGACCTCAATGGTGACGGCAAGCTGGACATTCTGTCCTCCAACAAAAAAGGCTTCTCGGTTTTCCTGCAACAACCCTCGCGTTAACGCCCAACCCGACTCTATGCGAATCCATCCCTCCCTTTGCGTCCTCGGACTTGCCGGAGCCCTCGCGTTCTCCGGATGTGAATCCCAGTCGACCTCCTCGCGCGCGACGGCCGCCCCCGGCAAAGCCCCGGCGTCGCGTCCGCTCCTCCAACTCCGCGATGGCGATCGTGCCGTGTTCATCGGCGACACGTTCATCGAGCGCGAACAAACCTACGGGTGGATCGAATTGATGCTGACCACCGCGTTCCGCGACCAGAAAGTGACCTTTCGCAACCTCGGCTGGAGCGCGGACCTGCCCGATGGCGAATCAAGGCTTGGCCTCAGCCTCGGGCAAGCCGGCACCGAACCTCCCGGCGAGGCCTGGATGCTCCTCCAAAAGCAAATTCAAGAAACCAAGCCGACCGTGGCGTTTCTCGGCTACGGCATGGCCGCCTCGTTTGCCGGAGAAGCGGGTTTGCCCAAATTCCGCCAGGACTACCTGCGCCTGCTCGATACGCTCGAAAAGCTCTCGCCGGGCTGCCGTGCCGTCGTGCTCAGCCCCGTCCGGCACCTCCGCCTGCCCGCGCCGCTCCCAAACCCCGACCGCCACAACCAGCAGCTCCAAAACATCACGCAAGCACTGCGAGAGATCGCCGGCAGCCGCAACCTGCCCTTTGTCTCGTTGTTGGAAGCTTTCCCCGTTCAAACCAATCCCACCACGGCCACCCGCTGGAGTGACAACGGCATTCACCTGACGAGCGACGGTTATCGTCAACTGGCTTCCTTCCTCGAAAAAGCACTCGGCCTCTCCGCCGCCGCCCCTTCGTCCGCGCACGCCGAAACCGTACGCAGAATCATTCTGCGCAAAAACGAGTTTTACTTCCACCGTTCCCGGCCCGCCAACATGGCCTATATCTTCGGCTTCCGCCGTGCCGAACAAGGACGTAATGCCGTCGAAATGCCCAAATTCGACCCCCTCATCGAAGCCGAGGAGAAGAAAATCTGGCAGTTGGTCCGTTCCGTCGGTGACGCGCGCTTCCAACCCGGCGCCCATCTCCAACCCGCGGAACTCCGCGACAAACCGGCCGCCGCGCGCTTCACGCCTCAACCCAAACCCCAGTTCACCGTGGCCGAGGGATTCGAGGTCACGCTCTGGGCGGAAAACCCCTTGCTGGCCAAACCCATTCAAATGAATTTCGACCCGGCGGGACGACTCTGGATCGCCAGTTCGGAAGTGTACCCCCAGG
It contains:
- a CDS encoding VCBS repeat-containing protein, with the protein product MPTRLHAALALCLLTPASHAAEPSFKKIKLTSEFLSEGAHFADFNRDGHTDLVAGWQWFAGPDFKTVHEFNPPPAKPFDPAKSYSDYFLTYTYDFNADHWPDILVFSWPGKDASWYANPKNKPGHWTKHVLVPEADNESPQLGDLNGDGKPELICHTGGRFGFAELDWKDPTKPATFRPISPEDKKNIQRYTHGYGFGDINGDGRPDLLEKNGWWEQPSDYRTAGLWKLRRVPFAPEGLRGGGQMLVYDVNGDGRNDVITSWDAHGYGVAWYEQRPGGGFTEHILVNTKPSDNPYGVQFTQPHAMVLADINGDGLKDFVTGKRFWAHGPAGDAEPSAPAVLYWFELKRTPGGASFIPHLIDNDSGVGTQITAGDLNGDGKLDILSSNKKGFSVFLQQPSR